The Vibrio toranzoniae sequence GAAGACTTTTACTACAGTGTTGGTAAGTACAACGCGACAGTTAAAGCGGTAGTCACGCCTTTGCCGCGTAACCGTTCAGACCTTAAGTTTGTGTTTACTGAAGGTGTGTCCGCTAAGATTCAGCAAATCAACTTTATCGGTAATGAAGTTTTCTCTGATGCTGACCTGCTTAGCCGTTTCAACCTCAACGTAGACGTTTCATGGTGGAACTTCCTTGCGGATGAGAAGTACCAGAAGCAAGTCTTAGCCGGCGATATAGAAGCGCTGAAGTCGTACTACCTTGATCGTGGTTACCTTAAATTTAAAGTGGACTCAACACAGGTTGCTATCTCTCCTGATAAGAAAGGCGTTTATATCACGCTGGGTATTGATGAAGGTGAAGCTTACACCGTTAAAGATGTCGCATTTCGTGGTGAGCTTATTGGTCGCGAGGCGGATTTTGATGCTCTAGTACCATTTGAAGATGGCGATACGTACAACGGCTCCTCTGTGACTTCACTAGAAGAAGGCGTAAAACGTATTCTGGGTGAGTCTGGTTATGCTTACCCACAAGTTCGTACTATTCCAGAATTCAATGACGAGACGAAAGAAGTTTCGCTCGTTATCAATGTAGAAGCGGGTAGCCGTATCTACGTGCGCGATATTCGTTTTACGGGTAACAACTCAACTAAAGATGAAGTGTTACGTCGTGAAATGCGTCAAATGGAAGGCAGCTGGCTCAACTCGAAATCAATCGATACCGGTAAGAGTCGCCTGAACCGTTTAGGTTATTTTGAAACCGTAGATGTACAAACGGTTCGTGTTCCTGGCAGCGAAGACCAAGTCGATTTGGTTTATAACGTTAAAGAAGCGAACTCGGGCAGTATTAACTTTGGTGTCGGTTATGGTACTGAGTCAGGTGTGAGCTTCCAAGTTGGCCTACAACAAGACAACTTTGCAGGTTCAGGTAACCGCGTTGGCGTAAGCGCCATGATGAATGATTATCAAAAGAATATAAGCTTAGATTACCGTGACCCATACTGGAACCTTGATGGTGTGAGTTTAGGTGGTAAGGTCTTCTATAACGAATTTGAAGCATCTGAAGCGGGTATTGTCGATTATACCAACCAAAGTTATGGTACAAGCCTAACATGGGGTTTCCCTATGGATGAGCTGAACCGTATTGAGTTTGGTGTCGGCTACACGCACAACAAGATCGGTAATGTTCCGACTTATATTCAGGTTGAACAGTTTGCACGAAGTATTGATCAATATGGTGACGAACATATCTTAACCGATGACTTTGACATCAATATCTCTTGGACTCGTAACAATCTGAACCGTGGTTTCTTCCCTACCGAGGGTAACCACCAACGTGCTTTCGCTAAAATGACAGTACCAGGTTCTGATGCTAAGTACTTTAAAGCTCAGTATGATGTAAAACATTACATCCCGCTGACCAAAAAGCATGAGTTCACACTATTGATGCGCGGCCGATTAGGCTATGGTAATGGTTATGGTCAAACGGATGGTAACGATAACTTGTTCCCATTCTACGAGAACTACTACGCGGGTGGCTTTACAACCTTACGTGGTTTTGGCTCTAACTCAGCGGGCCCAAAAGCAGTTTACGGAAGCAGTACGGGGAACAACCCGACTTACAGTTCTGCAACCGATGATTCAGTTGGTGGTAACGCGGTTGCTTTGGCAAGTTTAGAGTTAATCGTACCAACACCGTTTGCTTCTGACGAAGCTCGTAGCCAGATCCGAACCAGTGTCTTCTTTGACATGGCAAGTGTATGGGATACTGAATTCGTAGATCGCGGCGCACCTAATAGTGGCCGCCAGTATTACTACGACTACTCTGATCCAACAAACTACCGCTCATCTTATGGTGCCGCGCTTCAATGGATGTCACCGATGGGCCCACTGGTTTTCTCTCTAGCGAAACCAATTAAAATTTACGAAGGTGATGACGAAGAATTCTTTTCATTCACCATTGGTAGAACTTTCTAATATTTAAAGGACAATATTTTGAAAAATATGATTAAAGCAGCAGGTTTAGGCCTTGTGGTTCTTAGCTCTTCTTTCTTTGCAACAGCGGCAGAAGCTGCGCAAAAAGTGGGTTATGTAAACACTGCACAAGTATTCCAGGCTCTACCTCAACGCGAAGTTGTTCTTCAAAAAATGCAGGAAGAGTTCAAAGACAAAGCGGCTGAGCTACAAAGTATTCAAGCTGAAGCCAAAACGAAGATTGAAAAGCTTAAGCGTGATGGCGAGCTACTAGGTCCTGACGAAGTTGAGAAGCTTCGTATCGAAGTCGGTCAACTAGACAGCAAGTACAAAATCAAAGCTCAAGCACTAGAAAAAGCAAGCCAACGTCGTGAAGCACAAGAGAAGCAGAAGCTATTCAAAGTGATTCAAGATGCTGTAACAAAAGTTGCAGAGAAAGAAGGCTACGACATGATCGTTGATATTCAAGCTTTGCAATACGGCAAGCCAGAATACAACATCTCTGAGAAAGTAATTAAAGCACTGAAATAAGTTTTTATGAAGAACCTGACTTTAGCCGAATTGGCAACAATTACCGGTGGAGAGCTACATGGAGACGGGACTATTACCGTTTCAGCAGTTGCTCCTATGGATAAAGCGCAAGAAGGTAACATTACGTTCCTTTCTAACGTGAAGTACAGCAAGCACTTAGGTGACTGTAAAGCATCCGCTATTATGGTCAAAGAGAGTGAGCGTGAACTGTGTAAGACTAACGTGATTGTGGTTAATGACCCATACGTTGCTTTTGCTAAAGTGGCTCAAGCGCTTGATACTACTCCTGCACCTGCTGCGGCTATTGCTGATTCAGCTTCAATTTCAGGTGATGCGATCATTGGACAAAATGTGTCTATTGGTGCGAATGCTGTGATTGAGTCTGGTGTGGTACTTGGTGATGACGTGAGCATCGGTGCTGGCTGCTTCATTGGTAAAAACGCAAAAATTGGCACCGGCACTAAGCTGTGGGCTAATGTTAGCATTTACCATGAAGTTGTGATTGGCGAAGCATGTCTGATTCAATCAGGCACGGTTATCGGATCTGATGGTTTTGGTTATGCGAACGAGAAAGGTGAGTGGGTTAAGATACCGCAAGTCGGTTCAGTTCGTATTGGTCACCGCGTAGAAATCGGCGCGTGTACGACTATCGACCGCGGTGCTTTGGACGATACAGTGATTGAAGATAACGTTATCTTAGATAACCAACTTCAAATTGCTCACAATGTTCACATCGGATATGGTTCAGCTCTTGCTGGTGGTACTATTGTGGCTGGCAGCACGACGATAGGTAAGTACTGTATTATTGGTGGCGGTTGTGTGATTAATGGTCATATTGAAATCGTTGACGGCGTTACAATCACCGGTATGGGGATGGTAATGCGCAGCATCACTGAGAAAGGCATGTACTCTTCGGGGATTCCTTTACAGCCAAATAAAGATTGGCGTAAAACGGCAACGCGTGTACATCGTATTGATGAAATGAACAAGCGTCTGAAAACCGTTGAAAAACTTATCGAGAAGAGTGCGGAATCATAATTCCAGCATTTCTAATAAAAGGCTCGCGTACAGCGAGTCTTTTTCGTTTATAATCCTTCTAATTAAATAAAGAATATACATAGGAATACGACTTTGACTACTGAACAGACAACGATGAACATTACTGAAATTCAGGAACTATTACCTCATCGCTACCCATTCTTAATGGTTGATCGTGTGACTAGCTTTGAAAAAGCAAAAACACTTACCGCGATTAAGAATGTTTCTGTTAATGAACCTCAGTTTACGGGCCACTTTCCAAAGCTTCCAGTATTCCCAGGTGTGTTGATTTTAGAAGCAATGGCACAAGCAACAGGTCTTCTTGCATTTAAATCTTTTGGTTCACCTTCGGGTAATGAGCTTTACTATTTTGCTAGCGTAGATAAAGCTAAATTCCGTAAGCCAGTCGTACCAGGTGATCAATTGGTTATCGAAGTTGAATTCTTAAAAGAACGTCGTGGTATCGCATCGTTTAACGGCGTTGCTAAAGTTGATGGCGTAGTTGTATGTTCAGCTGAACTTAAATGTGCTCGTAGAGAGTTTTAATATGATTCATGAAACAGCGAAAATTCACCCGGCAGCAGTAATCGAAGGTGATGTAACTATCGGTGCTAACGTGACGGTTGGGCCTTTCACTTACATTGCTGGTAATGTGACTATTGGCGACGACACTGAAGTGATGTCGCATGTTGTGATCAAAGGTCACACAACGATTGGCAAAGAGAACCGCATTTTCCCACACGCAGTGATCGGTGAAGAGAACCAAGATAAGAAATACGGCGGTGAAGATACTACTGTTGTGATCGGTGATCGCAACGTGATTCGTGAAGCCGTTCAGATCCACCGTGGTACGACTCAAGACAAAGCAACCACAGTGATCGGTGACGACAACCTACTTTGTGTTAATGCTCACGTAGCGCACGATGTTATTGTTGGCAACCACACTCACATTGGTAACAACGCTATCCTTGGCGGTCACGTGACTGTTGGCGACTACGCTGGTGTAATGGCACTCTCTGCGATTCACCCGTTTTGTTCAATTGGCGCTTATGCTTACATTGGCGGTTGTTCTGCGGTAGTTCAAGATGTACTACCTTACGTACTTGCACAGGGTAACCATGCTGCTCCATTTGGTTTGAATCTTGTTGGCCTGAAGCGTAACGGGTTTGAGAAACCAGAAATTCGTGCACTACAGAAAGCGTACAAAGAGTTATACCGTTCAGGCAAAACACTTGAAGAAGCGAAAGCGGCTTTAGTTGAAATGGCGAAAGAGTTTACTTCGGTGGCCCCTATGCTAGAAATGCTAGAGAACTCTGAGCGCGGTATTATTCGTTAATACTTGGTGTGATTGGTATAAAAAAGATCGCTACTCGTTAGGCGGTCTTTTTTGTTTTAGGCAAGAAGGAAATTGAAAGAATATGGCACAGCAAGAATCACAAACCAATAGCTCGGGCTTTGTTTCGAATACACCATTGCGCATAGGTATCGTCGTCGGAGAGCTCTCTGGTGACACGCTTGGCGAGGGTTTCATCAAAGCAATAAAATCACAGTATCCGAATGCTGAGTTCGTAGGTATTGGCGGACCGAAAATGAAGGCTCTGGGTTGTGAATCTCTTTTCGAAATGGAAGAGCTTGCCGTAATGGGGTTAGTTGAAGTTTTGGGCCGTTTACCTCGCTTGTTAAAAGTGAAAGCGGAACTGGTGAAGTATTTCACTCAAAACCCACCCGATGTATTTGTTGGTATCGATGCGCCTGATTTCAACCTGAGGCTTGAGTTAGACCTTAAGAATGCAGGCATTAAAACGGTCCATTACGTGAGCCCTTCAGTATGGGCATGGCGTCCTAAGCGTATCTTTAAAATCGATAAAGCAACCGACTTGGTACTGGCGTTTCTGCCATTCGAGAAAGCGTTTTACGATAAATATAATGTTGCCTGTGAGTTTGTTGGCCATACACTGGCAGACGCAATTCCCTTGGATCCAAGCAAACAAGACGCTCGTGAGCTATTAGGTTTAGATCAAGACAAACAGTGGTTAGCCGTATTACCAGGCAGTCGTGGTGGTGAGATGGGGTTGATTGCTCAACCGTTTATCGAGACTTGCCAGCGCATTAAGCAAAAATACCCTGATATTAATTTTGTTGTTGCGCTCGTTAATGAACAGCGCAAAAAACAGTTTACTGAAATTTGGCAAACAACAGCGCCTGAGCTTGAATTTACATTAGTGGAAGATACTGCAAGAAACGTAATTACTGCGGCTGATTCTGTACTTTTGGCTTCAGGTACTGTTGCTCTTGAGTGTATGCTGCTAAAGCGTCCAATGGTTGTTGGCTATAAAGTGAATAAGTTGACGGGCTACATTGTCAAGAAGCTCGCTATCACTGAGTTTGTATCACTGCCGAATATTCTGGCGGGCGAAGAGATCGTGAAAGAGCATATTCTTGAAGAGTGCCATCCTGATTTCTTGTTCCCATCTGTCGATAAAATGCTGTCTGCCGATAACAGTGGCTTGATCGAACGTTTTACCGAGATGCACCATTGGATCCGTAAAGACGCTGATAAGCAAGCCGCCAACGCGGTGCTGAAATTGATCGGCCGAGAGTGTGTTGAATCATAGAGTGCAGCTCCCTAAAGCACTGACTTATTAGTTACAAAGAGAATTTTCATGGCAGTAAAAGAGAAAAAAGAGCTTCCTCCGTTTGAATACCCACAAGGCTACCTGTTGTTTGCTGGCGTGGATGAAGTTGGGCGTGGACCGTTAGTGGGAGATGTTGTGACAGCTGCCGTTATCCTCGATCCTAATAACCCAATTGAAGGCTTAAACGACTCAAAAAAATTGTCTGAGAAGAAACGTCTTGCGCTGCTTCCTGAGATAAAAGAGAAAGCACTGGCATGGTCGGTTGGTCGTTGCTCTCCGCAAGAAATTGATGAGTTGAACATTCTACAAGCAACCATGGTCGCAATGCAGCGCGCGATCGCTGGGTTGAGTGTTCAACCTGATATGGCACTGATCGATGGCAACCGTGTTCCTCAACTGTCAATGGACGGTTTGGCCATTGTGAAGGGCGATTTACGAGTGGCAGAGATCAGTGCGGCGTCTATTATCGCTAAAGTGGTTCGCGACCAAGAGATGGAAGATCTTGATAAACTTCACCCAGAATTTGGTTTTGCTAAACACAAAGGTTACCCGACTAAGGCGCATTTCGAGGCAATTGAAAAACACGGTGTAACCGAGCATTACCGCAAGAGCTTTAAGCCAGTAAAGCGTATTCTTGGAATAGATTAGAGCGCATTGATTAAGCTTTATGTTGATTAGAGCTGGGCATCGAATAAAGTTGCTTAGTGATGCTAGAAAAAAATAGAATACACACAGTTGTAACCCTAGGCTAAAACCTAGAATTCAGGAAAAATAATGTCAGATCCAAAATTTGTTCACCTACGCGTACACAGTGATTTTTCGATGGTGGATGGCCTATCTAAGGTACCGCCATTGGTCAAAAAAATCGCTGAAATGGGTATGCCTGCTCTAGCACTTACCGACTTTACCAACCTTTGTGGTTTGGTTAAGTTCTACGGTACTGCCCATGGGTGCGGGGTTAAGCCAATTATTGGTGCTGACTTCTTGATGCAGTCTCCAGATTTCGGTGATGAGTTGACGAAACTCACCGTCATTGCAACCGATAATAAAGGTTATAACAACCTAACGCTGCTGATATCAAAAGCCTACCTTCGTGGTCATATACAGCATCAGCCTGTTATTGATAAAGAGTGGTTAATTGAGCATGCCGAAGGTCTGATCATCCTATCAGGCGCGAAAGAAGGCGAGATTGGTAAGGCACTACTGAAAGGTAATCGTGAACTGGTTACAAGCAATGTCGAGTTTTACAAAACGTACTTCCCAGACCGCTTTTACCTGGAACTGATTCGTACCGGACGTCCAGACGAAGAGTCTTACTTGCACTTTGCGTTAGAACTTGCTGAACAAGCAGACTTGCCTGTTGTAGCGACCAACGAAGTTGTGTTCTTAACTGAAGACTTGTTTGATGCTCATGAAATTCGAGTTGCGATTCATGATGGCTACACCATGGTCGATCCTCGTCGTCCTAAAAACTACAGCGCGCAACAGTACCTTCGTAGCGAAGAGGAGATGTGTGAACTTTTTTCTGATATCCCTGAAGCGCTTGAGAACAGTGTTGAGATTGCTAAGCGTTGTAACGTAACCGTTCGTCTAGGTGAATACTTCCTACCTAACTTCCCAACGGAAGGTTTGGCGATTGAAGACTTCCTGATCAAGAAATCTGAAGAAGGCCTTGAGCGACGTTTAGCCTTTCTATTTCCTGATGAAAAGGTTCGAGCCGAACGTCGTCCTGAGTACGATGAACGACTTAAAATCGAGCTCGAAGTTGTCAACAACATGGGTTTCCCTGGCTACTTCTTGATCGTAATGGAATTCATCCAGTGGTCAAAAGATAACGATGTGCCGGTAGGTCCGGGTCGTGGTTCTGGTGCCGGTTCTCTAGTAGCTTACGCCTTAGATATCACCGACCTCGATCCACTTGAATACGACTTGCTGTTCGAACGTTTCTTGAACCCAGAACGTGTCTCGATGCCCGATTTCGATATCGACTTCTGTATGGATAAGCGTGACCAAGTTATTGATCACGTTGCTGAAATGTACGGTCGTGATGCGGTTTCTCAGATCATCACCTTTGGTACCATGGCGGCGAAAGCGGTAATCCGTGACGTCGGCCGTGTGCTTGGTCATCCGTTTGGTTTTGTGGACCGAATTTCTAAGCTTGTTCCGCCAGACCCGGGCATGACGCTAGAAAAAGCCTTCCTTGCTGAGCCTGCATTGCCAGAGCTTTACGATGGTGATGAAGAGGTTCGCGAACTGATTGATAAGTGTCGTATCCTTGAAGGCTGTACGCGAAATGCCGGTAAGCACGCGGGGGGGGTTGTTATTTCACCAACCACGATTACCGACTTTGCGCCCATTTATGCTGATGCGGAAGGTCACTTCCCTGTAACGCAGTTCGACAAGAATGACGTTGAAACGGCTGGCTTGGTTAAGTTCGACTTCTTGGGCTTACGGACACTGACCATCATTGATTGGGCGTTAGGCCTAGTCAACCCTCGATTGAAGAGAGAAGGCAAAGAGCCGGTTCGTATTGAGTCGATACCTCTTGATGATAAAGCGTCGTTTAACCTATTACAAAATTCTGAAACTACCGCGGTATTCCAGCTGGAATCGCGTGGTATGAAAGACCTGATCAAACGTCTACAGCCCGACTGTTTTGAAGATATCATCGCATTGGTAGCTCTGTTCCGTCCGGGTCCTTTGCAATCGGGCATGGTAGATAACTTTATTGACCGTAAACACGGACGAGAAGCGGTATCGTACCCTGATGAAACATGGCAACATGATTCACTCAAAGAGACGCTAGAACCAACGTATGGCATCATCCTGTACCAAGAGCAGGTTATGCAAATCGCACAGATCCTCGCAGGCTATACGCTTGGTGGAGCGGACATGTTGCGTCGTGCAATGGGTAAGAAAAAGCCAGAAGAGATGGCAAAGCAGCGTAGTATTTTCAAAGAAGGTGCGGAAGCTAACGGCATTGATGGCGAACTGGCCATGAAAATCTTCGACTTGGTAGAGAAGTTTGCAGGTTACGGATTTAACAAATCTCACTCAGCGGCATACGCACTGGTTTCCTATCAAACGCTATGGCTGAAAACACATTACCCTGCTGAGTTTATGGCGGCGGTAATGACGGCGGATATGGATAACACCGAGAAGGTTATTGGCCTTGTTGATGAGTGTTTCCGTATGAAGCTCAAACTGCTGCCGCCTGATATCAACTCTGGACTATATCGCTTTAATGTGGATGAAGATGGCGCGATTGTTTATGGCATTGGCGCGATTAAAGGGGTAGGTGAAGGCCCTATTGAAGCGATCATAGAAGCGCGCAATAAGGGCGGTTACTTTAAAGATTTATTCGACTTCTGCGCGCGTCTTGATCTGAAAAAGGTCAACAAACGTGTTATCGAAAAGTTGATTCTATCCGGTGCGTTAGATAGATTAGGCCCTCACCGTGCGGCAATGATGGCATCTTTGAAAGATGCAGTTAAAGCGGCAAGCCAGCATCACCACGCCGAGTCTTTTGGTCAATCTGATATGTTTGGTGTGTTGACTGATGCTCCAGAAGAGGTTGAACATAAGTATACCCAAGTACCGAAATGGCCAGAAAAAGTTTGGCTTGAAGGTGAACGTGAAACGCTTGGTTTGTATTTAACGGGTCACCCGGTTAATGCTTATATCAAAGAGTTAGCGAAATACACCAGCTGTCGTTTGAAGGATGCCACGCCAACGCGTCGTGACCAGTCATTAACGATTGCTGGTTTGGTGATTGCGGCGAGAGTAATGACCACAAAACGTGGTACACGAATTGGTTTGATGACACTTGATGACCGATCGGGCCGAATGGAAGTGATGTTATTCTCTGATGCGCTCGATCGCTATGCTGAATTGCTCGAAAAAGACAAAATTGTGGTCGTTTCTGGACAGGTCAGCTTTGATGACTTCAACGGTGGGCTTAAAATGTCCGCGCGCGAGGTCATGGACTTAGGAAGCGCCCGTGAAAAATATGCTCGAGGGGTCTCGATATCTATCGACCAATCCCAGATTAATGATCAATTTTTTGAACGCTTTGGTCAAATCTTAGAACCTTATAGAGCCGGAACGGTCCCAGTCAATGTATACTACCAACGTGCCGACGCTAGAGCGCGGTTAACATTGGGCACAGGATGGCGTGTGACGCCAAGTGATACATTGCTAGACGAATTAAAACAGCTGCTTGGAAATAGCCAAGTAGAACTCGAATTTAACTAAAATTTAGCTTCGTGCATATGAAGCTGAATCAACAAGGATTCATAGATGAGCCTGAACTTTCTAGAATTTGAAAAGCCTATCGCTGAA is a genomic window containing:
- the rnhB gene encoding ribonuclease HII yields the protein MAVKEKKELPPFEYPQGYLLFAGVDEVGRGPLVGDVVTAAVILDPNNPIEGLNDSKKLSEKKRLALLPEIKEKALAWSVGRCSPQEIDELNILQATMVAMQRAIAGLSVQPDMALIDGNRVPQLSMDGLAIVKGDLRVAEISAASIIAKVVRDQEMEDLDKLHPEFGFAKHKGYPTKAHFEAIEKHGVTEHYRKSFKPVKRILGID
- the dnaE gene encoding DNA polymerase III subunit alpha, with amino-acid sequence MSDPKFVHLRVHSDFSMVDGLSKVPPLVKKIAEMGMPALALTDFTNLCGLVKFYGTAHGCGVKPIIGADFLMQSPDFGDELTKLTVIATDNKGYNNLTLLISKAYLRGHIQHQPVIDKEWLIEHAEGLIILSGAKEGEIGKALLKGNRELVTSNVEFYKTYFPDRFYLELIRTGRPDEESYLHFALELAEQADLPVVATNEVVFLTEDLFDAHEIRVAIHDGYTMVDPRRPKNYSAQQYLRSEEEMCELFSDIPEALENSVEIAKRCNVTVRLGEYFLPNFPTEGLAIEDFLIKKSEEGLERRLAFLFPDEKVRAERRPEYDERLKIELEVVNNMGFPGYFLIVMEFIQWSKDNDVPVGPGRGSGAGSLVAYALDITDLDPLEYDLLFERFLNPERVSMPDFDIDFCMDKRDQVIDHVAEMYGRDAVSQIITFGTMAAKAVIRDVGRVLGHPFGFVDRISKLVPPDPGMTLEKAFLAEPALPELYDGDEEVRELIDKCRILEGCTRNAGKHAGGVVISPTTITDFAPIYADAEGHFPVTQFDKNDVETAGLVKFDFLGLRTLTIIDWALGLVNPRLKREGKEPVRIESIPLDDKASFNLLQNSETTAVFQLESRGMKDLIKRLQPDCFEDIIALVALFRPGPLQSGMVDNFIDRKHGREAVSYPDETWQHDSLKETLEPTYGIILYQEQVMQIAQILAGYTLGGADMLRRAMGKKKPEEMAKQRSIFKEGAEANGIDGELAMKIFDLVEKFAGYGFNKSHSAAYALVSYQTLWLKTHYPAEFMAAVMTADMDNTEKVIGLVDECFRMKLKLLPPDINSGLYRFNVDEDGAIVYGIGAIKGVGEGPIEAIIEARNKGGYFKDLFDFCARLDLKKVNKRVIEKLILSGALDRLGPHRAAMMASLKDAVKAASQHHHAESFGQSDMFGVLTDAPEEVEHKYTQVPKWPEKVWLEGERETLGLYLTGHPVNAYIKELAKYTSCRLKDATPTRRDQSLTIAGLVIAARVMTTKRGTRIGLMTLDDRSGRMEVMLFSDALDRYAELLEKDKIVVVSGQVSFDDFNGGLKMSAREVMDLGSAREKYARGVSISIDQSQINDQFFERFGQILEPYRAGTVPVNVYYQRADARARLTLGTGWRVTPSDTLLDELKQLLGNSQVELEFN
- a CDS encoding OmpH family outer membrane protein, producing MIKAAGLGLVVLSSSFFATAAEAAQKVGYVNTAQVFQALPQREVVLQKMQEEFKDKAAELQSIQAEAKTKIEKLKRDGELLGPDEVEKLRIEVGQLDSKYKIKAQALEKASQRREAQEKQKLFKVIQDAVTKVAEKEGYDMIVDIQALQYGKPEYNISEKVIKALK
- the fabZ gene encoding 3-hydroxyacyl-ACP dehydratase FabZ, translated to MTTEQTTMNITEIQELLPHRYPFLMVDRVTSFEKAKTLTAIKNVSVNEPQFTGHFPKLPVFPGVLILEAMAQATGLLAFKSFGSPSGNELYYFASVDKAKFRKPVVPGDQLVIEVEFLKERRGIASFNGVAKVDGVVVCSAELKCARREF
- the lpxB gene encoding lipid-A-disaccharide synthase, producing the protein MAQQESQTNSSGFVSNTPLRIGIVVGELSGDTLGEGFIKAIKSQYPNAEFVGIGGPKMKALGCESLFEMEELAVMGLVEVLGRLPRLLKVKAELVKYFTQNPPDVFVGIDAPDFNLRLELDLKNAGIKTVHYVSPSVWAWRPKRIFKIDKATDLVLAFLPFEKAFYDKYNVACEFVGHTLADAIPLDPSKQDARELLGLDQDKQWLAVLPGSRGGEMGLIAQPFIETCQRIKQKYPDINFVVALVNEQRKKQFTEIWQTTAPELEFTLVEDTARNVITAADSVLLASGTVALECMLLKRPMVVGYKVNKLTGYIVKKLAITEFVSLPNILAGEEIVKEHILEECHPDFLFPSVDKMLSADNSGLIERFTEMHHWIRKDADKQAANAVLKLIGRECVES
- the lpxD gene encoding UDP-3-O-(3-hydroxymyristoyl)glucosamine N-acyltransferase; amino-acid sequence: MKNLTLAELATITGGELHGDGTITVSAVAPMDKAQEGNITFLSNVKYSKHLGDCKASAIMVKESERELCKTNVIVVNDPYVAFAKVAQALDTTPAPAAAIADSASISGDAIIGQNVSIGANAVIESGVVLGDDVSIGAGCFIGKNAKIGTGTKLWANVSIYHEVVIGEACLIQSGTVIGSDGFGYANEKGEWVKIPQVGSVRIGHRVEIGACTTIDRGALDDTVIEDNVILDNQLQIAHNVHIGYGSALAGGTIVAGSTTIGKYCIIGGGCVINGHIEIVDGVTITGMGMVMRSITEKGMYSSGIPLQPNKDWRKTATRVHRIDEMNKRLKTVEKLIEKSAES
- the bamA gene encoding outer membrane protein assembly factor BamA, translated to MAIKQILFASLLATSVAANGAQNFVVQDIKIEGLQRVALGAALLKMPVRIGDEVDEGDVSEIIRALYASGNFEDVKVLRDEGVLIVQVQERPTIASISFSGNKAIKEEQLQQNLDASGVREGEALDRTTLSNIEKGLEDFYYSVGKYNATVKAVVTPLPRNRSDLKFVFTEGVSAKIQQINFIGNEVFSDADLLSRFNLNVDVSWWNFLADEKYQKQVLAGDIEALKSYYLDRGYLKFKVDSTQVAISPDKKGVYITLGIDEGEAYTVKDVAFRGELIGREADFDALVPFEDGDTYNGSSVTSLEEGVKRILGESGYAYPQVRTIPEFNDETKEVSLVINVEAGSRIYVRDIRFTGNNSTKDEVLRREMRQMEGSWLNSKSIDTGKSRLNRLGYFETVDVQTVRVPGSEDQVDLVYNVKEANSGSINFGVGYGTESGVSFQVGLQQDNFAGSGNRVGVSAMMNDYQKNISLDYRDPYWNLDGVSLGGKVFYNEFEASEAGIVDYTNQSYGTSLTWGFPMDELNRIEFGVGYTHNKIGNVPTYIQVEQFARSIDQYGDEHILTDDFDINISWTRNNLNRGFFPTEGNHQRAFAKMTVPGSDAKYFKAQYDVKHYIPLTKKHEFTLLMRGRLGYGNGYGQTDGNDNLFPFYENYYAGGFTTLRGFGSNSAGPKAVYGSSTGNNPTYSSATDDSVGGNAVALASLELIVPTPFASDEARSQIRTSVFFDMASVWDTEFVDRGAPNSGRQYYYDYSDPTNYRSSYGAALQWMSPMGPLVFSLAKPIKIYEGDDEEFFSFTIGRTF
- the lpxA gene encoding acyl-ACP--UDP-N-acetylglucosamine O-acyltransferase, whose product is MIHETAKIHPAAVIEGDVTIGANVTVGPFTYIAGNVTIGDDTEVMSHVVIKGHTTIGKENRIFPHAVIGEENQDKKYGGEDTTVVIGDRNVIREAVQIHRGTTQDKATTVIGDDNLLCVNAHVAHDVIVGNHTHIGNNAILGGHVTVGDYAGVMALSAIHPFCSIGAYAYIGGCSAVVQDVLPYVLAQGNHAAPFGLNLVGLKRNGFEKPEIRALQKAYKELYRSGKTLEEAKAALVEMAKEFTSVAPMLEMLENSERGIIR